The following are encoded together in the Parabacteroides chongii genome:
- a CDS encoding ABC transporter permease: MKTLFRNFISVLRRFKMATLLNVLGLSIAFTAFMVIMMQVNYDNYFDSCQPEANSIYRMDMDFQGSMSAVISRPFARGFTESSPHVKAGMIMSSWNSELFYSVDQGGERQNFKDPVVNTTAGITRVFHFDMVEGNETALDQPETAIIPESMAHRLFGNESAIGKRLMGAESENTLATISGVFKDFPRNSSVRNIIYRRMSDKENYNEYGNQNYFFFFRLDDPSNIEVVKENFKKNFDASQQFGKDFKWEKDGIELMMTPLPKLHFLTNVSFDSMPKASRQTMHVLFAIAFVILLIAGINFTNFSTALTPMRIKSINTQKVLGSPDSVLRTSLLGEAVIVSIVAYLISLGLLFIAGQTFVASLVDADMSFSAQSGIIMTTAAIAVAVGVLAGIYPACYITSFPPALVLKGSFGLSPKGRVLRSALISIQFVASFILIISSLFMYLQNRYMQNTPLGYDKDELIVVELNSKVNKNQDVLTSEVKSFSGIEDITYAEQVLSSRDFYMGWGRMYKDQDINFQCIPVSPSFLRVMGIEITDGRDFRPEDDLKENGSYIFNEKAREMYNLELGEKIDGDEIVGFISNVKFASFRNEVSPMTFYVWGKYRWGQEVDSKYYSAAYVKVKAGSDLRAAMEHVRACLTKIDPIYPFKTTFYDEILQQTYERELKISNLITLFSVIAIFISIVGVFGLVVFESEYRRKEVAVRKVLGSSTSQILVMFNRSYLIILAACFVLATPVAFYGMYRWLENFAYRTPMYWWVFLLAFVIISVITFVTVTFQNWHVANSNPVESIKSE, from the coding sequence ATGAAAACTCTTTTTAGAAACTTTATCAGCGTGCTTCGCCGTTTTAAAATGGCGACACTTCTGAATGTGTTGGGATTAAGCATCGCTTTTACCGCTTTTATGGTGATCATGATGCAGGTAAATTACGACAATTATTTCGACTCCTGCCAGCCGGAAGCCAATTCGATCTATCGGATGGATATGGATTTTCAAGGCAGCATGAGTGCTGTTATCAGCCGTCCTTTTGCAAGAGGATTTACAGAATCATCCCCGCATGTAAAAGCCGGAATGATTATGTCTTCCTGGAATTCCGAGTTGTTTTATAGCGTGGACCAAGGCGGCGAAAGGCAGAATTTCAAGGACCCCGTTGTAAACACGACAGCCGGGATTACCCGTGTATTCCATTTTGATATGGTAGAAGGGAATGAGACAGCACTCGATCAACCGGAAACAGCTATAATCCCTGAAAGTATGGCGCACCGCCTGTTCGGAAATGAATCGGCTATAGGTAAACGCTTGATGGGTGCGGAGTCCGAAAATACATTGGCTACGATCAGCGGTGTCTTTAAAGACTTCCCCCGTAACTCGTCTGTCAGGAATATTATTTACCGGCGAATGTCCGATAAAGAAAATTACAATGAGTACGGCAACCAGAATTATTTCTTTTTCTTCCGTCTGGATGATCCTTCCAACATAGAAGTTGTCAAAGAAAACTTCAAAAAGAATTTCGATGCCTCCCAGCAATTCGGAAAAGATTTCAAGTGGGAGAAAGACGGCATTGAACTGATGATGACACCGCTGCCTAAGTTACATTTCCTGACGAATGTCTCTTTCGATTCCATGCCGAAAGCCAGCCGGCAGACGATGCATGTTCTGTTTGCAATCGCTTTTGTCATCCTATTAATTGCCGGCATTAACTTTACCAATTTCAGTACCGCTTTAACACCTATGCGTATCAAGAGTATCAATACACAGAAAGTGTTGGGTAGTCCCGATAGCGTGCTCCGGACGAGCTTGCTGGGAGAAGCTGTCATTGTGAGTATCGTGGCTTACCTTATTTCGCTGGGTTTGTTATTTATTGCCGGGCAGACTTTTGTCGCATCTCTGGTAGATGCTGACATGTCTTTTTCGGCACAGTCGGGTATCATTATGACTACAGCTGCCATAGCTGTGGCGGTAGGTGTATTAGCGGGTATTTATCCGGCTTGTTATATCACTTCTTTCCCTCCGGCGTTGGTGTTGAAAGGCAGTTTTGGTTTGTCTCCGAAAGGGCGGGTACTTCGAAGTGCACTGATAAGTATCCAGTTTGTCGCTTCATTTATCCTGATCATCAGTTCTCTGTTCATGTATTTACAGAACCGGTATATGCAAAATACCCCCTTGGGATATGATAAAGACGAACTGATCGTGGTTGAATTGAACAGTAAAGTCAATAAAAACCAGGATGTCCTGACCAGCGAGGTGAAGTCGTTCTCCGGAATAGAAGATATCACTTATGCGGAACAGGTGCTGTCCAGCCGTGACTTTTATATGGGTTGGGGGCGTATGTACAAAGACCAGGATATCAATTTCCAGTGTATCCCTGTTTCTCCCTCTTTCCTGCGTGTCATGGGAATCGAGATAACAGACGGTCGTGATTTCCGCCCCGAAGATGATTTGAAAGAGAACGGGAGCTATATTTTTAATGAGAAAGCCCGGGAGATGTATAATCTGGAACTGGGAGAGAAGATCGATGGCGATGAGATCGTCGGTTTTATTTCGAACGTCAAATTCGCTTCTTTCCGAAATGAAGTGTCGCCGATGACCTTTTATGTATGGGGTAAATACAGATGGGGACAGGAAGTCGACAGTAAATATTATTCTGCTGCTTACGTAAAAGTGAAAGCGGGCAGCGACCTGCGGGCTGCCATGGAACATGTGCGAGCCTGTTTAACAAAGATAGATCCGATTTATCCTTTCAAAACTACATTCTATGACGAGATCCTGCAGCAGACATACGAAAGGGAATTGAAGATCAGCAACCTGATCACCCTGTTCAGCGTTATTGCAATCTTTATCTCTATTGTCGGTGTATTCGGCCTGGTTGTATTCGAGAGTGAGTACCGCCGGAAAGAGGTGGCTGTCCGTAAAGTGTTGGGATCGTCTACCTCCCAGATACTGGTCATGTTCAACAGAAGCTACCTGATCATCCTTGCCGCTTGTTTTGTGCTGGCTACTCCGGTCGCTTTTTATGGAATGTACCGTTGGTTGGAAAACTTCGCTTACCGTACACCAATGTATTGGTGGGTATTCCTGCTGGCTTTTGTTATTATCTCTGTTATTACTTTCGTTACGGTCACTTTCCAGAACTGGCATGTAGCCAACTCTAATCCGGTTGAGAGCATAAAGTCTGAATAA
- a CDS encoding ABC transporter permease — protein sequence MKTILRNFLSVLRRFKMATLLNVAGLAVAFAAFIVILIQVNYERSFDRCHPTADRVYRLELTQAGTFGLILPRAFVESVIQSSPHIEAGSLIYPYNPAVYFSVVKNGQKIGYRELVQTCHPDIAKVFDFPIIKGDRDCLNDPEKVILPESVARKMFGDQPAVGKALHAEESVQSKDNREYTVGAVYKDFPGNTQMRNLIYTAIGETYQRDNFGASNYVCYLLLDNPESAQTVVDNFNANFDFSKIDKGEDTRIKLTPLTSIYYMNESQDGTIFRSGNKEVTMLLFFIALLIIIVAAINFTNFSTSLTPMRIKSINTQKVLGSPDAVLRRALLAEAAIISMISWLLSLFIVWILGRTEALPFVDANLAIVSNLPVILLTGVVALFTGIVAGLYPSWYVTSFPPALVLKGSFGLSPSGRKLRTVLISIQFIVSILLIIGASFVRLQNNYMRGYSLGFDKDQIAIVRLSGEIYNKSHDTYVNRLKEYSGIEDVAFAMEKVGSKDGYSTNGGYVKEKELHFFMIAVSQNFLRVMGIPVEEGRDFSPADELSEDFVYIFNHTAKMEVNMEAGDQVTSWKTGRIVGLTGDVKFTSLRSGENNIAFVTGNIPFPMTVSYIRLKAGTDIRSAVSHIRNTMADIDPSYPYDIEFYDEIFNELYHKEENLRSLITVFSILAIIISLVGVFGLVVFETQYRRKEIGVRKVHGATNMEILEMLNRSYIYIVLVCFALAVPVGYYGIKKWLESFAYKTPMYWWVYLLALLIVLVITVGTVTFQSWRASNANPVDSLKSE from the coding sequence ATGAAAACAATATTAAGAAACTTTCTGAGCGTATTGCGGCGTTTCAAGATGGCGACCCTTTTGAACGTGGCTGGGTTGGCTGTGGCTTTTGCTGCCTTTATAGTTATTCTGATACAGGTGAACTACGAGCGTAGTTTTGATCGCTGTCATCCGACTGCCGATCGGGTGTATCGCCTTGAATTAACACAGGCAGGTACTTTTGGATTGATCCTGCCACGTGCTTTTGTAGAGTCGGTTATCCAGTCGTCACCCCATATTGAAGCAGGTAGCCTGATCTATCCGTACAATCCTGCTGTCTATTTTTCTGTTGTGAAGAACGGGCAGAAGATCGGTTACCGGGAGTTGGTACAAACTTGTCATCCGGATATAGCCAAAGTGTTCGATTTCCCGATCATTAAAGGGGACCGCGATTGCCTGAATGATCCGGAAAAAGTAATCCTGCCTGAGAGTGTAGCCCGCAAGATGTTCGGTGACCAGCCGGCTGTGGGAAAAGCACTTCATGCGGAAGAAAGTGTACAATCGAAAGATAACCGCGAGTATACGGTAGGAGCTGTTTATAAGGATTTTCCCGGTAATACCCAGATGCGTAACCTGATCTATACAGCTATCGGTGAAACCTATCAACGGGATAATTTCGGAGCTAGTAATTATGTTTGCTATCTGTTACTGGATAATCCTGAATCAGCACAGACCGTAGTGGATAATTTTAATGCCAACTTTGACTTCTCCAAGATAGATAAAGGGGAGGATACACGTATCAAACTGACTCCGTTGACAAGTATCTATTACATGAATGAGAGCCAGGACGGAACGATCTTCCGAAGTGGAAATAAGGAAGTGACCATGTTGCTGTTCTTCATCGCTTTATTGATTATCATTGTGGCTGCTATCAATTTTACGAACTTCAGTACATCACTGACACCGATGCGTATCAAGAGTATCAATACCCAGAAAGTATTGGGTAGCCCGGATGCTGTATTGCGACGTGCCCTGCTGGCGGAAGCAGCTATCATCAGCATGATTTCCTGGCTGTTGAGTTTATTCATTGTTTGGATATTGGGACGTACGGAAGCCTTGCCTTTCGTGGATGCAAACCTGGCAATAGTAAGTAACCTGCCTGTTATATTACTGACTGGAGTTGTAGCCTTGTTTACCGGGATCGTTGCCGGATTATATCCGTCATGGTATGTGACCTCTTTCCCGCCGGCGTTGGTACTGAAAGGCAGTTTCGGACTTTCTCCTTCCGGGCGCAAGCTGCGTACGGTCCTGATAAGCATTCAGTTTATCGTTTCCATCCTGTTGATCATCGGCGCCAGCTTTGTCCGCCTTCAGAACAATTATATGCGCGGATATTCTTTGGGGTTCGATAAGGATCAGATCGCTATTGTCCGTTTGAGCGGGGAGATCTATAATAAGTCGCACGATACGTATGTGAATCGTCTGAAAGAATATTCGGGTATCGAAGATGTGGCTTTTGCTATGGAAAAAGTAGGTTCGAAGGATGGTTACAGCACCAATGGCGGTTATGTAAAGGAAAAGGAATTACACTTCTTTATGATAGCCGTATCACAGAATTTCCTGCGTGTCATGGGTATTCCGGTCGAGGAAGGGCGTGATTTCTCGCCTGCAGATGAACTGTCGGAAGATTTTGTGTATATCTTTAACCATACGGCTAAGATGGAAGTAAACATGGAAGCCGGTGATCAAGTAACATCGTGGAAAACAGGTCGTATTGTAGGTCTGACCGGTGATGTGAAGTTTACTTCACTCCGTAGCGGAGAGAATAATATTGCTTTTGTGACAGGTAATATACCTTTTCCTATGACTGTTTCCTATATCCGCCTGAAAGCCGGAACAGATATACGCAGTGCTGTTTCCCATATCCGTAATACGATGGCAGATATAGACCCGTCTTATCCGTATGATATCGAGTTTTATGATGAGATATTTAACGAACTGTATCATAAGGAAGAGAACTTGCGTAGCCTGATCACGGTGTTCAGTATACTGGCTATTATTATATCGCTTGTAGGTGTCTTTGGGTTGGTTGTATTTGAAACCCAATACCGCCGGAAAGAGATCGGTGTCCGCAAAGTGCATGGTGCGACGAATATGGAAATATTGGAGATGTTGAACCGGTCGTATATTTATATTGTCCTGGTCTGTTTCGCGCTGGCTGTCCCGGTAGGATATTATGGCATTAAAAAGTGGTTGGAAAGCTTTGCCTATAAAACACCGATGTATTGGTGGGTATATTTGTTGGCCTTGCTGATCGTACTGGTTATTACTGTCGGAACCGTCACTTTCCAGAGCTGGCGTGCTTCCAATGCCAACCCGGTAGATAGCCTGAAATCAGAATGA
- a CDS encoding RNA recognition motif domain-containing protein, giving the protein MNMYIGNLSYNVKESDLRDVMEEFGTVDSVKLIVDRDTRRSKGFAFVEMPENSEAMKAINELNGAEYEGRAMVVKEALPRN; this is encoded by the coding sequence ATGAACATGTATATTGGTAACCTTAGCTACAATGTTAAGGAATCAGATTTGAGAGATGTAATGGAAGAGTTTGGAACAGTTGATTCTGTAAAACTTATTGTAGACCGCGACACAAGAAGATCAAAAGGTTTTGCTTTTGTTGAAATGCCTGAAAACTCGGAAGCTATGAAAGCTATCAACGAATTGAACGGTGCAGAATACGAAGGACGCGCCATGGTTGTCAAAGAAGCACTTCCAAGAAATTAA
- a CDS encoding glycoside hydrolase family 2 protein, whose protein sequence is MNNLEQSRHRMPLLSTLIILLSVLTISAQTTSLYPVASNDCGMDGKQPFLVKGDNYTMPDEIGGSATARTCNFGGTVIYAFDRMDIQADYQLEVVYLSDNERQQRIVADGNEVQAPVLLEKGKEQRYRIDLPKKAFAYGQLVLVFEVLKGPNALVSELNLYSSNPKKPIPFEGDQKQALIHTQSYRVDTTVNAEEHLPVYTAVPYSVPGVYDPVLSLNGTWQFNPSPKAGFQNREAEAGEWHPVVVPGQWSMQGFKVDSAGFGGYMTTFTLPADWKGKQVKLRFDGVSSECTVWLNGQEIGTHMGGMTAFELDATPALRAGTNRLALKVRSESLADMLGSLTQYAAHQLGGITRKVTLFTVPDVHISDIRIVTDLDEKYKDADLKVYLAVTNSGKEAEENIAARLSIAGLPVVLDQQIPSLAPGETWNGWLIGKVRDPQKWDNEHPHLYTMKIELSTGDRTTEQIEKRFGFREVQIVGNRLLVNGTPVKLRGVCRHEAHPLTGRVMTPELERKDVELYRAANCNFIRTSHYPPCEELLQICDELGMFVEVEAPVCWIGHHANENWKTLDYQDSKYYPYVLQANMETIHFYRNHPSVIFWSMANESYWNKEFAQVEVYVKKADPTRPHTFHDQAYGGFNNQGSTAPIANIHYPGPDGYKVAAKSDRPMVYGEYCHLNVYNRSELVTDPGVRSDWALALSPTWDNMYKTDGVLGGSIWSGIDDIFQMPNGDAVGYGPWGPIDGWRRPKPEYWDMKKIYSPVRVHTAQLSPAKELTIALENRYTYTDFSELQIRWKYGEEQGISFASIRPGENGLIRIPIENPDKANELYLSFTDPRGFVADEYIIPVGKQVQNELPELQSSATQLKKSNDVYRITGKNFSCEVSRTTGQILSLKQGKQEILNGGPWLMALPLNGGGCFPNHNANTPLFNDICTEWKPTEIDAVKEGENVVVTVKGSYKEFEGSYKLTVNVGGKLSVSYSFDALADVNPRQWGLVFEAPAAFDKTFWRRDGLWSVYPDDHISRPVGEAELFYSGLPARLDPRVEPSWSWSLDYNELGSNDFRSTRRNIWYAGLTDHSGNKVTAVSNGKQHWRSWLEKDRIRFLVADFVTAGNEMFLGSYYAPFRKPLKKGDTIGGTVMLYVK, encoded by the coding sequence ATGAATAACCTTGAACAATCCAGGCATAGAATGCCTCTTCTAAGCACCTTGATAATATTACTCTCTGTCCTGACAATAAGTGCACAGACTACTTCCTTGTACCCGGTCGCTTCCAACGATTGCGGTATGGACGGCAAACAGCCGTTTTTGGTAAAAGGCGATAATTATACGATGCCCGACGAAATAGGCGGAAGTGCCACGGCACGGACATGCAATTTCGGAGGAACCGTTATTTATGCTTTCGACCGGATGGATATCCAGGCTGACTACCAGTTGGAGGTCGTTTATCTCTCTGACAATGAGCGTCAGCAACGGATCGTTGCCGATGGAAACGAAGTACAGGCTCCTGTTCTGCTGGAAAAAGGAAAAGAACAACGTTACCGCATCGACCTGCCGAAGAAAGCATTTGCTTACGGGCAGCTGGTGTTGGTTTTCGAAGTATTGAAAGGTCCGAATGCACTGGTGTCCGAACTGAATCTGTATTCTTCCAACCCGAAGAAACCGATTCCATTCGAGGGCGACCAGAAACAGGCATTGATACATACGCAAAGTTACCGGGTGGATACGACAGTGAATGCAGAAGAACATTTGCCGGTTTATACGGCTGTACCTTACAGTGTTCCGGGCGTATATGATCCGGTTCTTTCGTTGAACGGGACCTGGCAGTTCAATCCTTCCCCGAAAGCCGGTTTTCAGAACCGGGAGGCTGAAGCAGGGGAATGGCATCCGGTCGTTGTACCGGGGCAGTGGTCGATGCAGGGCTTCAAGGTCGATTCGGCCGGATTCGGAGGATACATGACTACATTTACCTTACCTGCCGACTGGAAAGGAAAACAGGTGAAGCTGCGTTTCGACGGTGTCTCCAGCGAATGTACCGTCTGGCTGAACGGACAAGAAATAGGTACCCACATGGGAGGTATGACTGCGTTTGAACTGGATGCTACACCGGCATTGCGAGCAGGTACGAACCGGTTGGCTCTGAAAGTCCGTAGCGAATCGCTTGCCGATATGCTGGGTAGCCTGACGCAGTATGCCGCTCACCAACTTGGCGGTATCACTCGTAAAGTGACGCTTTTTACCGTCCCGGATGTACATATATCTGATATACGTATTGTAACGGACCTGGATGAAAAATATAAGGATGCCGACTTAAAAGTCTACCTGGCAGTAACGAACTCCGGGAAAGAAGCTGAAGAGAATATAGCTGCCCGTCTCTCCATTGCCGGACTGCCGGTTGTGCTGGACCAGCAGATTCCTTCATTGGCTCCGGGCGAGACATGGAACGGTTGGCTGATAGGAAAAGTACGTGATCCGCAGAAATGGGACAATGAGCATCCCCATTTATATACGATGAAGATTGAATTGAGTACTGGTGACCGTACGACTGAACAGATTGAGAAACGCTTCGGTTTCCGGGAGGTACAGATCGTTGGCAACCGTCTGCTGGTAAACGGAACACCGGTGAAACTGAGAGGTGTCTGCCGTCATGAAGCGCACCCGCTTACGGGTCGTGTCATGACTCCCGAGCTGGAACGGAAAGATGTGGAATTATACCGTGCGGCAAACTGTAACTTTATCCGTACTTCGCATTATCCTCCCTGTGAGGAATTGCTTCAGATTTGCGATGAACTGGGTATGTTCGTCGAGGTAGAAGCACCTGTCTGCTGGATCGGCCATCATGCCAACGAAAACTGGAAAACACTCGATTACCAGGATAGCAAATATTATCCGTATGTCTTGCAGGCAAATATGGAAACCATTCATTTTTACCGGAATCATCCTTCTGTGATCTTCTGGTCGATGGCTAATGAATCTTACTGGAACAAGGAGTTTGCCCAGGTGGAAGTCTATGTGAAAAAGGCAGACCCTACACGTCCGCATACGTTCCACGACCAGGCATACGGTGGCTTCAATAATCAGGGAAGTACGGCACCGATAGCGAATATTCATTATCCGGGACCGGACGGATATAAAGTTGCAGCCAAAAGTGACCGCCCGATGGTATATGGCGAGTATTGCCATCTGAATGTATATAACCGGAGCGAACTGGTTACAGACCCGGGCGTGCGCAGTGACTGGGCACTGGCTTTGTCTCCGACATGGGATAATATGTATAAGACAGACGGTGTACTGGGTGGTTCCATTTGGTCGGGTATCGACGATATTTTCCAAATGCCGAACGGAGATGCGGTCGGTTACGGGCCATGGGGACCGATCGACGGATGGCGTCGTCCGAAACCGGAATATTGGGATATGAAGAAGATATACAGTCCTGTACGGGTACATACCGCACAATTGTCTCCGGCTAAGGAACTGACCATCGCATTGGAAAACAGATATACATATACGGATTTCAGCGAGTTGCAGATCCGTTGGAAATACGGGGAGGAGCAGGGTATCTCTTTTGCTTCGATCCGACCGGGAGAGAATGGGCTGATACGTATCCCGATCGAAAATCCGGATAAAGCGAACGAACTTTATCTTTCATTCACCGATCCGCGTGGCTTTGTTGCCGATGAATATATCATTCCGGTCGGTAAACAGGTCCAGAACGAATTGCCGGAACTGCAATCATCAGCTACTCAACTGAAGAAGAGCAATGACGTTTACCGTATTACGGGTAAGAACTTCTCCTGCGAGGTGAGCCGTACGACCGGACAAATCCTGTCTCTAAAGCAGGGAAAACAGGAGATACTGAACGGAGGTCCATGGCTGATGGCATTGCCTTTGAATGGCGGAGGTTGCTTCCCGAATCATAATGCAAACACGCCTTTGTTTAATGATATCTGTACCGAATGGAAACCGACGGAGATAGATGCTGTCAAAGAAGGAGAGAACGTTGTTGTTACCGTTAAAGGAAGCTATAAGGAGTTTGAGGGAAGTTATAAGCTGACTGTCAATGTCGGAGGAAAACTTTCCGTCAGCTATTCTTTCGATGCGCTGGCAGACGTGAATCCCCGTCAGTGGGGACTGGTCTTCGAGGCTCCCGCTGCATTCGATAAAACATTCTGGCGGCGTGACGGTTTGTGGAGCGTTTATCCCGACGACCATATCAGCCGTCCGGTAGGAGAGGCAGAGTTGTTCTATTCCGGTCTGCCCGCCCGTCTGGATCCCCGTGTGGAACCGAGCTGGTCCTGGAGCCTGGATTATAATGAGTTGGGAAGTAACGATTTCCGTTCAACCCGCCGAAACATTTGGTATGCCGGTCTGACAGACCATTCAGGAAATAAGGTAACAGCTGTTTCCAACGGAAAACAACACTGGCGTTCATGGCTGGAAAAAGACCGTATCCGTTTCCTGGTTGCCGATTTCGTCACGGCAGGAAATGAAATGTTCCTGGGCAGTTATTATGCTCCGTTCCGGAAACCGTTAAAGAAGGGAGATACGATTGGCGGAACAGTTATGTTGTATGTAAAATAA
- a CDS encoding TIM-barrel domain-containing protein, with amino-acid sequence MRKLTLLFAAIGYVAVSFAQSNVASKDWSTGEYAGVWKLSVGKPEKINLLSELDITPKKEALQQMPEGVLPISPADVKVELRDGKTYISFPLEKEEKIFGLGLNFKTVEQRGRIMRLHMDHYTGSDNGRTHAPVPFFISSRGYGVLINSARYIDLWVGTAVRKGPNAPEEQDRNTDRTWPAQPYSDNIEVLVPAEGVEMVFFAGPTMLDVVRRYNLYNGGGALPPRWGLGFWHRTPTLFTDKDVKTEVDEFEKRGFPLSVIGLEPGWHSKAYPCTYEWDKGRFPDAPGFVKDMLDKNIRLNLWMNPYVSKHSEVYDKIKPYTGSHTVWLGEVPDYSMPEACKIMTDHFRKHQLDLGISGYKMDENDGYDSWLWPDVATFPSGIPAEQLRNLYGSLMQQATVKMYREKNMRTYGQVRAGNAGTNAYPYVLYNDYYDHRGFITALINSSFIGVLWTPEVRSSKTSEEWLRRMQTVCFSPIAQLNAWADGTKPWTFTDVEDDIREIALLRIQLIPYLYTAFADYAFYGTPPVRAMNLEEGYAAEVQTVEGQLDATDNPYAMAIRREVKDQFMVGENILVAPLFAGEKERKVVLPQGKWFDFYTGEFAGEGEVITVAPGRHIPVYVKDGGIIPLWPAMAKFEDRKYPLEVRHYGNKPATYSLYDDDGSSYDFEKGEYTRIDLTVTVDKKGKKKGKAVLPKGKQVWSFSEYNFRFMTK; translated from the coding sequence ATGAGAAAACTTACCTTATTATTTGCAGCTATTGGTTACGTGGCTGTTTCTTTTGCTCAATCGAATGTCGCTTCGAAAGATTGGAGCACTGGTGAGTACGCCGGAGTTTGGAAACTATCTGTCGGAAAACCGGAGAAAATCAACCTGTTAAGTGAACTCGATATCACACCGAAAAAAGAGGCTCTTCAACAGATGCCGGAAGGTGTTTTGCCGATATCTCCCGCCGATGTGAAGGTGGAATTGAGAGATGGTAAAACGTATATCAGCTTTCCTTTGGAAAAGGAGGAGAAGATATTCGGACTGGGACTTAACTTTAAAACTGTTGAACAACGCGGAAGGATCATGCGGCTTCACATGGACCATTATACCGGCAGCGACAACGGACGTACCCATGCACCGGTTCCTTTCTTTATCTCTTCGCGCGGATACGGTGTATTGATCAATTCGGCCCGTTACATAGATCTTTGGGTAGGAACTGCCGTCCGCAAAGGTCCGAATGCTCCCGAAGAACAGGATCGTAATACTGACCGGACCTGGCCCGCACAGCCCTATTCAGATAATATAGAAGTATTGGTTCCCGCCGAAGGTGTGGAAATGGTATTTTTTGCCGGTCCGACGATGCTGGATGTTGTCCGCCGTTACAACCTGTATAACGGGGGAGGGGCTTTACCTCCGCGGTGGGGACTCGGGTTCTGGCATCGTACACCGACTTTGTTTACCGACAAAGATGTGAAAACGGAAGTCGATGAGTTTGAGAAACGGGGATTCCCTCTGTCTGTGATCGGGCTTGAACCGGGATGGCATAGCAAAGCCTATCCGTGTACCTACGAGTGGGACAAGGGGCGTTTTCCGGATGCTCCCGGTTTTGTAAAGGATATGCTGGATAAGAATATCCGGTTGAATCTGTGGATGAATCCGTATGTATCCAAGCATAGCGAGGTATATGACAAGATAAAGCCCTATACCGGTTCGCATACCGTTTGGTTGGGCGAAGTGCCTGACTATTCCATGCCGGAAGCCTGTAAGATCATGACCGATCATTTCCGCAAGCACCAGCTCGATCTCGGTATCAGCGGTTATAAGATGGATGAAAACGACGGATATGATTCCTGGCTTTGGCCGGATGTAGCTACTTTCCCTTCCGGTATTCCGGCGGAACAGCTCCGTAACCTGTATGGTTCGCTGATGCAGCAGGCAACCGTAAAGATGTATCGTGAGAAGAATATGCGTACCTACGGACAGGTGCGTGCCGGTAATGCAGGGACGAATGCCTATCCATATGTATTGTATAATGATTATTACGATCATCGGGGTTTTATTACGGCATTGATAAACAGTTCTTTTATCGGGGTATTGTGGACACCGGAAGTTCGTTCTTCCAAGACATCGGAAGAGTGGCTCCGACGGATGCAGACGGTTTGTTTCTCGCCGATAGCACAACTGAACGCCTGGGCGGATGGTACGAAGCCGTGGACGTTTACGGATGTAGAGGACGACATTCGTGAAATAGCATTGTTGCGTATCCAATTGATTCCTTATTTATATACCGCGTTTGCTGATTATGCTTTTTACGGGACACCTCCGGTTCGGGCGATGAACCTGGAAGAGGGATATGCGGCTGAAGTACAGACGGTAGAAGGACAACTGGATGCGACGGACAATCCATATGCAATGGCTATCCGCCGGGAAGTGAAAGATCAGTTTATGGTAGGAGAGAATATCCTGGTAGCTCCGTTGTTTGCCGGAGAGAAAGAGCGCAAAGTGGTTTTGCCCCAAGGAAAATGGTTTGATTTCTATACCGGAGAGTTTGCCGGTGAAGGAGAAGTAATAACGGTAGCTCCCGGCCGTCATATTCCTGTTTATGTAAAGGATGGCGGTATAATTCCTTTATGGCCTGCTATGGCGAAGTTTGAGGATAGGAAATATCCGTTGGAAGTACGCCACTACGGAAATAAACCGGCAACCTATTCTCTTTATGATGATGACGGTTCATCCTATGATTTCGAAAAAGGTGAGTATACCCGCATCGACTTGACTGTTACGGTCGACAAAAAAGGCAAAAAGAAGGGTAAGGCTGTTCTTCCGAAGGGAAAACAAGTTTGGTCATTCAGTGAGTATAATTTCCGGTTTATGACCAAATAA